In Chelmon rostratus isolate fCheRos1 chromosome 21, fCheRos1.pri, whole genome shotgun sequence, the genomic window ATATTAGCTTTGACAGATGACATTATCATCATTTGCTAAGATAGAtgattagctaatgttagctatgACAGCTGACTTTAGCTATCACTAGCTCtgatagctgacattagctaagGTTAGCTCTCGTTCCAGCAGACCTATACCAAACCAGCATAACGTCAGACTTAACTTACTTGTAGTTTTTGAGTTTCAGGTGAACCCATGAGGCTAATGCTGTATGCTAGTTGTGTGGTCATGTCAGGGGCTTCAAAGCAGACCAGGGCTCCAGGGGAGTAACGTTTTCTCATTAGTATGCATATATGTAAATCACCCTGTGTTTGCCCCTCCCTCCAACCCGGCCTCTTCACAccaaaacaggaagttgaaaCTGAACACCTGTAACACCTGACAGCATAAAAACAGGCGTCACTGAAAAgagacacacatgaaaaaatcaGAAGACGGGAGGTGGGCCCTGGACCTTCTCTGGTCATCCTGCGTGAACCTGATTGGCAGCATTGGTGTGATTTGTGATTCATGATCATTTCTGTTTATGAACAGGAAGGAAGGCGAACAGAGAGAATCCAGACAGAAAGACGTGGAAGACAAAGTGATGACATCAGATCACATCAGCGTTCTGCACAGCTTCTCATTTATTGTCACCATACAGCAGATCATGATTCACTTTAGGCTTTCAAACCTCCACCAAATGCTGTGTTGGAACTAGTTTGACTTTAAAGCTCAGTGTGTGAAGGTAACAGCTGTTTGACAGAAGATTTTACAGCCACCAGCTGATCACACACAATCCAGCTCTGACTTCTGGTAAAGGGTTATcagactctgtgtgtctgtttccatcTGATCTTCTGCTGGATGTGGGTCCTGGAGAACTACAGCACAGGACGGATTTTCATGCTGATGGCCTTCAGAGAGTAGTTATAACCCTTCCAATGTCTCCACTCTACTCCAATAGCATAGAGGGTCTTGTCAGCCCCCCAGCGATAAACCCCGTTGGGGTTTGCAGTGTGACAAGCATTGTACCAAAACCCTCCCAGGAATGATCTGGCACAGTTTCCATTCCATTTGTCCTGGTCTTTGTCGAAGGTGGAGAACTTCTGTCTGTTGTGTAGTGTCAGGCTGTCTCctacagaaacacaacatgaaccACATCACAACCGCACTAACGATACTACAAACGCTACTGAGAATACAGTAGCGCACCTTCCAGAACTATCACTGGTAGTGTTGGTGCTCTGTAAATAAAGGCTGAAGAGGAACTGTCAGAGCAACAGCAATAAATCAGTACCAACTGAACATGTCAGCTGATCAGTAAATGCAAACGTGTCAATGTGAGTAAAGAAATGTCAAAGCAGGTCTGAGGTTATGTAAAAAACAGACTCTTCATTCTAATGGGCCTTCAGTAAAGGCTGCTAACTGTGTCAGATGACAGAGCTGAGAATCACTCATGAATCTGTTTTCACCAGATACGCTGACAGAAATATCACAGAATACAGGTGATCTGAGCCTTAGTACACCCTCGCTGACACCAGCTAAATAAGAAAACTGTGGATTTACAGGTGAGAAGCAGAAGCCAGAGTGAATTCTGCATAAATGAAGCTGTCACATGGTTTGATGCTGATGTCATAGATATATGTTGAGtatgtgacaaataaaaaccTACAGAGTCACTCCAACTACTGGatgctgtgttgctgttttatatacatatataatacatattttTAGTAGTTTGGTCTGGTCAGTAATGTTGAGCAGCTTCTCTAAACCTTTAGTGATGTCATGCAGTCACATCAGGACACTGAGGAAGAAAACCAGATGTTGATCCTGCAGATTGATTCGTCATGTTGAACACATCAGAATAATTCATCCGCAAGCactttttactattttattgttttctaaagatcaaaatgaatatttctgctgtttccctccggccagcagggggagctgaAAGCCCCTGCAGTGCCTCCTCCCTGCAGTAATGCTCACCTGCTCCTCCATTGGTGAATCCAGATACATGCAGTGCATATCCGTCACACTCAGCTTCGATGGAGAACAAGGAGTAACGAGCAAACACTTTCACTCCTTTAAAGTCCTCCATGTCGACCAGCAGCTCGTACTTTCTCTGGCGTGTCAACTGGTGGATGTTCTCaagacctgcacacacacacacacacagacacacacactttttctctttgtatAGACATGTAGAGAATTCAATTCTATTCAGATATATTTATGATATTAAGATATATTCTGCTGTGTTACCACCACATCTTGCTGTGCAATAAAGCAgcaaagacagtgaagaagaagaagaagaagaagaagactgctagcTTGCACACATGGCTGTAAACAATGCAGCTGTGTGCTTTACAAATGCTTTATCAGGAAGGAATGCATTTAATGTTTGTTAGAGCTCAAAGATACACACAATCCGTTTTGGTGGAAACACACCGAATATGAGCAGAACTTTGTTCACTAGAAAACTCCATGAAGCTCCTTAAAGAAAACCAATCAACCTGCAGCCCGGGGACACAATATTTGTGAAGAGTCTCATTTAAGCATTTACTCTTCAGAATTAACGTTTCATGAAGTTTTGTAACTGTTTCATCATGTTTAGTTTCATCTCTCACCCAGCCAGTACTCTCCAGCAGCATTACCAAAGCCCATCTTGTATTGATCCCAGGGCCTGTAGAAGTTCACTGAGCCGTCCATCCTCCTCTGGATCACCTGAGGGGACAGGATGGAGGTTAACGGCTAATGGTTACACCGTTATTTTACTTCTTTCATAATCATTTTAACAGTCTGGCTGAATTTATTCTCTGTCATATGATATCTCTCCAGTCTGTCACGCATGGACAAGAGGCATACCAACCACACAATATGGACTTTAATCTGCACAAGTCAGTTTGGCCAGACCAGCCAATGGTTGACGTTGTTGAGCATTACCAGACCTTTCTCATTGGCACAACAACTGCATCCATGCAGCGAGTGAAGGTCCTGCACCTGGAGTCTTTTGCCTTCACACCAAACCTCAAGTAATGTCCATGTCCCTTCTGGACATTTGAATGCTTTTGTCCTTGAGGTCAAGAGAAGGCACCTGAGTGGTCGCTGTGTTTCACAGGTATGGTCTTTGCCTCT contains:
- the LOC121624741 gene encoding microfibril-associated glycoprotein 4-like; the protein is MKLVQVALLLLAPVLTSCSKLYYPVDCSSIHQKDKSLPSGVYTIYPIGPTSAVQVYCDMKSIGGQWTVIQRRMDGSVNFYRPWDQYKMGFGNAAGEYWLGLENIHQLTRQRKYELLVDMEDFKGVKVFARYSLFSIEAECDGYALHVSGFTNGGAGDSLTLHNRQKFSTFDKDQDKWNGNCARSFLGGFWYNACHTANPNGVYRWGADKTLYAIGVEWRHWKGYNYSLKAISMKIRPVL